Proteins from one Rosa chinensis cultivar Old Blush chromosome 7, RchiOBHm-V2, whole genome shotgun sequence genomic window:
- the LOC112179496 gene encoding mitochondrial pyruvate carrier 1 isoform X2 → MASFRAFWNSPVGPKTTHFWGPVANWGFVAAGLADMSKPPEKISGNMTAAMCVYSALFMRFAWMVQPRNYLLLACHVSNETVQLYQLSRWAKGQG, encoded by the exons ATGGCTTCGTTCAGAGCATTCTGGAATAGTCCAGTTGGTCCGAAAACCACTCACTTTTGGGGACCTGTTGCAAACTGGGGGTTTGTTGCCGCT GGACTGGCAGATATGAGTAAACCCCCAGAAAAAATTTCTGGAAACATGACAGCAG CAATGTGCGTTTATTCAGCATTATTTATGAGGTTTGCATGGATGGTACAGCCTCGTAACTACCTACTTTTGGCGTGCCATGTCTCGAATGAGACTGTCCAACTCTATCAACTCTCCCGCTGGGCGAAGGGTCAGGGGTAA
- the LOC112179496 gene encoding mitochondrial pyruvate carrier 1 isoform X1: MASFRAFWNSPVGPKTTHFWGPVANWGFVAAGLADMSKPPEKISGNMTAAMCVYSALFMRFAWMVQPRNYLLLACHVSNETVQLYQLSRWAKGQGYLPQKKDEAATQ, encoded by the exons ATGGCTTCGTTCAGAGCATTCTGGAATAGTCCAGTTGGTCCGAAAACCACTCACTTTTGGGGACCTGTTGCAAACTGGGGGTTTGTTGCCGCT GGACTGGCAGATATGAGTAAACCCCCAGAAAAAATTTCTGGAAACATGACAGCAG CAATGTGCGTTTATTCAGCATTATTTATGAGGTTTGCATGGATGGTACAGCCTCGTAACTACCTACTTTTGGCGTGCCATGTCTCGAATGAGACTGTCCAACTCTATCAACTCTCCCGCTGGGCGAAGGGTCAGGG GTATTTGCCCCAGAAGAAGGATGAAGCTGCCACCCAATAA
- the LOC112180610 gene encoding beta-glucosidase 13 → MKDLGVDSYRFSISWSRILPNGSLSGGINQQGVDHYNSLIDELIKNGIKPFVTILHFDLPQALEEKYGGYLNRSFVNDFKDYSELCFKLFGDRVKNWFTINEPSIPAVYGYEVGIAPPGKCSLQDDICVFGSSEKCFVPVGPCKFGGNSSTDPYIAAHNQILAHATAAKLYKEKYQAQQNGEIGIVLVSRYYVPFSESQEDKAAAERLFEFNLGWFMDPFVYGDYPKSMKELVKERLPTFSPEEKILIKGSLDFVGINYYKSTYARHKAPAKELRYTNDVSAEEIGHWPEGFQKLMEHIKEKYQNPKIYITENGLSTERNDALGLADQLKDPERIAYIVRHLYRLNKAIKNGVNVKGYFCWALFDDFEWGMGFLDRFGLYHIDLIHNYNRMPKLSATWFKAFLQSNVNRAS, encoded by the exons ATGAAGGACCTCGGAGTAGATTCTTACCGGTTCTCCATCTCTTGGAGTAGGATTTTACCAA ATGGAAGCTTAAGTGGCGGAATTAACCAGCAGGGTGTTGATCACTATAACAGTTTGATTGACGAATTGATAAAAAATG GTATCAAACCTTTCGTGACGATTTTGCACTTTGACTTACCACAAGCTCTGGAAGAGAAATATGGTGGTTACTTGAATCGCTCTTTTGT GAATGATTTTAAAGACTACAGTGaactttgcttcaaattatTTGGAGATAGAGTTAAGAATTGGTTCACAATTAATGAGCCATCAATTCCTGCTGTATACGGGTATGAAGTCGGGATTGCCCCACCCGGGAAGTGTTCACTTCAGGATGATATTTGTGTGTTTGGGTCTTCAGAGAAATGTTTCGTCCCCGTAGGTCCATGCAAATTTGGTGGCAATTCATCCACAGATCCTTACATTGCAGCCCACAACCAAATTCTTGCTCATGCCACTGCAGCAAAGCTTTACAAAGAGAAATACCAAGCACAGCAAAATGGTGAAATTGGAATCGTCCTTGTTTCTAGATACTATGTGCCTTTTTCAGAATCGCAGGAAGATAAAGCTGCAGCAGAAAGACTATTCGAGTTCAACCTAGGATGGTTTATGGATCCATTTGTGTACGGAGACTACCCAAAGAGTATGAAAGAGTTGGTGAAAGAAAGACTGCCTACATTTTCTCCGGAAGAGAAAATTTTGATCAAGGGAAGTCTAGATTTTGTTGGAATCAATTACTACAAATCAACTTATGCTAGACATAAGGCACCAGCTAAGGAATTGCGCTACACTAATGATGTGTCAGCAGAAGAAATAG GGCATTGGCCAGAAGGCTTTCAGAAACTGATGGAGCATATAAAGGAAAAGTATCAAAACCCGAAAATCTACATCACCGAAAATG GACTTAGTACTGAAAGAAATGATGCGCTTGGACTTGCTGATCAATTGAAGGATCCGGAAAGAATTGCGTACATTGTTCGTCATTTGTATCGTCTCAATAAGGcaatcaagaatggagtaaACGTGAAAGGGTACTTCTGCTGGGCGCTATTCGACGATTTTGAATGGGGCATGGGATTTCTGGATAGATTTGGTCTATACCATATCGATTTGATTCACAATTACAATCGCATGCCTAAGCTTTCTGCTACATGGTTCAAAGCTTTCCTTCAAAGCAATGTGAACCGAGCTAGCTAA
- the LOC112179495 gene encoding WD repeat-containing protein DDB_G0290555, translating into MPRTTTLECPGCPPLRALTFDELGLIKVTEARSKQGGVPKMVERWGDPDASKCVLAASMDDRKFDPLLAVARKNGTIEVLNPLNGDLHFSVSNVSENGVQPVEDAVSGLHLFAKQNLELTSRSCTLLTCTMKGNASIRSYEVTKSAADVTSTGSSRTWNVCAGGDILCSKVDGSESYSLFGGKRVEMNVWDLENCAKIWTAKSPPKNSLGIFTPTWFTSATYLSKDDHRKFVAGTNSHEVRLYDISAQRRPVITVNFRETPIKAVAEDLDGYTIYIGNGSGDLASVDMRTGKLLGCFLGKCSGSIRSIARHPEFPVIASCGLDSYLRVWNVKTRELLSAVFLKQHLTNVLFDSNFADEETKVTLPAADQLHEEEHIAPGTPCEDDGETVPVKKKKSREKKRSKKEAKAESGNKEVSEENGGKKSKSKKSSKRLKRENLDDEL; encoded by the exons ATGCCTCGTACCACCACACTGGAGTGCCCAGGTTGCCCTCCACTTCGGGCCTTGACCTTCGACGAGCTTGGTCTCATTAAAG TTACTGAAGCTCGGAGCAAGCAAGGAGGAGTTCCCAAGATGGTAGAGAGATGGGGTGACCCGGATGCCTCGAAATGCGTGCTCGCCGCCTCCATGGATGACCGGAAGTTCGATCCG TTACTAGCTGTTGCGAGAAAGAATGGCACG ATTGAGGTTCTTAATCCTCTTAATGGTGATCTCCATTTTTCGGTTTCCAATGTCAGTGAAAATGGTGTTCAGCCTGTAGAGGATGCTGTTTCTGGGTTGCATTTATTTGCAAAACAAAATTTGGAACTAACTTCTAG GTCTTGCACTTTGCTCACATGTACAATGAAAGGAAATGCAAGCATCAGATCTTATGAAGTGACTAAATCAGCTGCAGATGTCACCTCTACTGGATCTTCAAGAACATGGAATGTATGTGCTGGTGGTGATATCTTATGTTCTAAAGTAGATGGTAGTGAAAGCTATTCTTTGTTCGGAGG GAAGCGCGTTGAAATGAATGTATGGGATCTTGAAAACTGTGCCAAGATTTGGACAGCAAAATCT CCTCCTAAAAACAGCCTTGGTATATTTACCCCAACTTGGTTCACATCTGCCACGTATTTGAGTAAAGATGATCATCGCAAATTTGTGGCCGGCACCAACAGCCATGAG GTTCGTCTCTATGACATTTCTGCTCAGCGGAGACCTGTCATAACAGTTAATTTCCGGGAGACCCCTATCAAAGCTGTAGCAGAGGATTTGGATGGCTATACAATCTATATAGGGAATGGATCTGGTGATCTTGCTTCTGTAGATATGCGTACAG GGAAATTGCTAGGATGCTTTTTGGGAAAATGCTCTGGTAGTATAAGATCCATAGCCAGGCACCCAGAATTTCCAGTCATAGCATCATGTG GATTGGATAGTTATCTACGCGTTTGGAATGTAAAGACACGGGAACTACTCTCTGCG GTTTTCCTGAAGCAGCATCTAACAAACGTTCTTTTTGATTCAAATTTTGCTGATGAAG aaaccAAAGTTACCCTTCCTGCAGCGGATCAATTGCATGAGGAAGAGCATATTGCACCTGGGACTCCTTGCGAAGATGATGGTGAAACAGTacccgtgaaaaagaaaaaatctagagaaaagaaaagaagcaagAAGGAAGCAAAAGCAGAGAGTGGAAACAAGGAAGTTTCCGAAGAAAATGGAGGCAAGAAGTCAAAATCCAAGAAAAGCAGCAAAAGATTAAAACGGGAAAATCTTGATGACGAATTGTGA